GTGCCGAACATCCCTGTAAGGCGCATTCGAGAGGGGTCGAATGAGTGCAGCGTAGGAGTGTGATCGGCCTGCGCAAGACAATCTTGAGTGCCGCCGACCATCGGTATGACGGGCTCCATCATGCACTTCAAAACGTCACAAAAATGTCAAAAAGCCTTGCCATGATGGGGCTCAAGTGAACCTGAGAAACCCGCGCCAGGCACTGTCCCTCCTGCGAGACTCCATGAACCACAGCATCGACCAGAGTCACCGTGATTCCGATCTGTTCGGCCTGCTCTACGGTTTCAGCTTTCGCCCCGGCGAACGGGGCCGCGAACTGGACTCGGCCAAGGCCCTGCAAGCCCTGCAACACCCCGAGGACAGCGAGGAGTTCCTCTGGCTGCACCTGAACCTGGCTCACGCCGCGTGCGAGCGCTGGATGAAGTCCCACCTGCAATTGCCCGACGAATTCTTCGAGGCCCTGCACGAAGGCTCGCGCTCGACCCGCATCGAACAGGTGGATTCGGCCCTGCTGGCGGTGGTCAACGACGTGGTGTTCAACTTCGGCAGCATGGTTTCCTCGGACATCTCCACCCTCTGGGTCTGCGCCCGCAGCCGCCTGATCGTCAGCGCCCGCCTGCAGCCGCTGCACTCGGTGGACAAGCTGCGCTCCTCGGTCAAGGCCGGAGAACGCTTTCGCTCGCCCCTGGAACTGCTGGTGCACCTGCTACGGGACCAGGGCGAAGTGCTGACCCAGATCGTGCGCCGGACCAGCCTCAGCGTGGATCAGATCGAGGACCAGTTGCTGGCAGCCCGGGTCTCCACCAACCGTGCCGAACTGGGGGCCATGCGCCGGGTGCTGGTGCGCCTGCAACGGCTGCTGGCCCTGGAGCCGGGCTCGCTGCTGCGCCTGCTCAACCGCCCGCCGCAATGGTTGCAAAAGGAAGACGTCAAGGAGCTGCGCAAGTCCACCGAAGAGTTCGCCCTGATCATCAACGACCTCACCGCCCTGGGGGAGCGGATCAAGCTGCTGCAGGAAGAAATCGCCGCCAACCTCAACGAACAGACCAACCGCACCCTGTTCACCCTGACGGTGGTCACGGTGCTGGCGTTGCCGATCAACATCATCGCCGGTTTCTTTGGCATGAACGTCGGTGGCATTCCGTTCTCCGGCGACCCGGAGGGCTTCTGGATCCTGGTAGCGCTGGTGGCCACTTTCACCGTGATCGCCGGGCGCTGGGCCTTTCGCAAACGCCAGGACTACTGACTCCACCTTGTAGGAGCCGGCTTGCCGGCGAAGGCGTCCGCCAAGGCAGGTGCTTGGCTTGAGGGCCTCTTCGCCGGCAAGCCGGCTCCTGCGGGATGGAGGGATGGAGGGATGGAGGGATGGTCGTGCGTGATCGATCTGATCAACGCAAGGGCTCAATTGCGTAAACCATGACCTGAGGCAGCCTCCCTGTAACATTCAGCAACGATCATGGGCAGCACTCCTTCTCGCCACAGGATTGTCCAGCAATGGCCACCCCGTCCCTGACTGCCGCTTCGTCCAACCTCGACAGCAAACCGCAACTGGATAAAAAGCCCGGCCCCTTCACCCTCGTCGCCTTCTTCGCGGTGCTGGCCATGGGCTTGCTGTTCACCGCCTACAGCCTGGTGCACGATATGCACGAGCTGGGCACCACGGTCACCACCTGGACCCCGTTCCTGCTCCTGGGCGTGGCGTTGCTGATCGCCCTGGGCTTCGAGTTCGTCAACGGTTTCCATGACACCGCCAACGCCGTGGCCACGGTGATCTACACCCACTCGCTGCCGCCGCAGTTCGCGGTGGTCTGGTCCGGCCTGTTCAACTTCCTCGGCGTACTGCTGTCCAGCGGCGCGGTGGCTTTCGGCATCATCGCCCTGCTGCCGGTGGAACTGATCCTGCAGGTGGGTTCCTCCGCCGGTTTCGCGATGATCTTCGCCCTGCTGATCGCCGCCATCCTATGGAACCTCGGCACCTGGTGGCTGGGCCTGCCGGCTTCGTCTTCCCACACCCTGATCGGCTCGATCATCGGTGTCGGCGTGGCCAATGCCCTGATGCATGGCCGCGACGGCACCAGCGGCGTGGACTGGGGCCAGGCCACCAAGGTCGGCTACGCCCTGCTGTTCTCGCCCCTGATCGGCTTCGTGTTCGCCGCCCTGCTGCTGTTGGCCCTGCGCCTGTTCGTCAAGAACCGTGCCCTGTACAAGGCCCCCAAGGGCGACGCACCGCCGCCCTGGTGGATTCGCGGGCTGCTGATCCTGACCTGCACCGGCGTGTCCTTCGCCCACGGTTCCAACGACGGCCAGAAAGGCATGGGCCTGATCATGCTGATCCTGGTGGGCACCCTGCCCATGGCCTACGCCTTGAACCGCACCATGCCCGCCGACCAGTCGCTGCAATTCGCCGCGGTGGCCGAAGTCACCCAGCAGGCCCTGGTGAAGAGTGCCCCGCAACCGGCGCCGGCCGATTCCCGCGCGGTGCTCTCGGAGTACATGCGCAGCAAGGAAGCGACACCGGAACTGATCCCCGCGCTGGCCGCCCTGACCGGCGCCATCGGCACTGAAGTGAAGGGCTACGGTTCGCTGGCCAAGGTGCCCGCCGAAGCCATGGGCAACGTGCGCAACGACATGTACCTGACCAGCGAGGCGATCCGCCTGATGGACAAGAATCAGGTAGGCCACTTCGACCAGGACACCCGGGACAAACTGCAACTGTTCAAGCAACAGATCGACAACGCCACGCGCTTCATTCCGCTGTGGGTGAAGATCGCCGTGGCCATCGCCCTTGGCCTGGGCACCATGGTGGGCTGGAAGCGCATCGTGGTCACCGTTGGCGAAAAGATCGGCAAGACCCACCTGACCTACGCCCAGGGCGCCTCGGCGGAAACCGTGGCGATGCTGACCATCGGCGCGGCGGACATGTTCGGCCTGCCGGTGTCCACCACCCATGTGCTGTCCTCGGGGGTGGCCGGGACCATGGTGGCCAATGGCGGCGGCTTGCAGATGCGCACCATCCGCAACCTGGCCATGGCCTGGGTGCTGACCCTGCCGGCGGCGATCCTGCTGTCCGGCAGCCTGTACTGGTTGTTCACTCAGCTGTTCTGAGGGGCTTGCCTCCCCCCTCTGTAGCCGCTGCCGAGCCTGCGAGGCTGCGAAAAGGCCCGCGGGGCCTTGCCTGGCGATCCCTCGCCAAACCTGCAGCAACCTCAGGCTCCCAGCGGCTACACGAGCAAGAGGGTCAGGAAGGGAACAACTTGCTCAGGCAACTGAGCTTTTTCTTGTAGGAACGCCGGGCCTCCAGCGCTTCTTCCAGGGTCACCGCGACAAAACGGGCCTTCTGGTT
The DNA window shown above is from Pseudomonas protegens CHA0 and carries:
- a CDS encoding inorganic phosphate transporter, which codes for MATPSLTAASSNLDSKPQLDKKPGPFTLVAFFAVLAMGLLFTAYSLVHDMHELGTTVTTWTPFLLLGVALLIALGFEFVNGFHDTANAVATVIYTHSLPPQFAVVWSGLFNFLGVLLSSGAVAFGIIALLPVELILQVGSSAGFAMIFALLIAAILWNLGTWWLGLPASSSHTLIGSIIGVGVANALMHGRDGTSGVDWGQATKVGYALLFSPLIGFVFAALLLLALRLFVKNRALYKAPKGDAPPPWWIRGLLILTCTGVSFAHGSNDGQKGMGLIMLILVGTLPMAYALNRTMPADQSLQFAAVAEVTQQALVKSAPQPAPADSRAVLSEYMRSKEATPELIPALAALTGAIGTEVKGYGSLAKVPAEAMGNVRNDMYLTSEAIRLMDKNQVGHFDQDTRDKLQLFKQQIDNATRFIPLWVKIAVAIALGLGTMVGWKRIVVTVGEKIGKTHLTYAQGASAETVAMLTIGAADMFGLPVSTTHVLSSGVAGTMVANGGGLQMRTIRNLAMAWVLTLPAAILLSGSLYWLFTQLF
- a CDS encoding transporter gives rise to the protein MNHSIDQSHRDSDLFGLLYGFSFRPGERGRELDSAKALQALQHPEDSEEFLWLHLNLAHAACERWMKSHLQLPDEFFEALHEGSRSTRIEQVDSALLAVVNDVVFNFGSMVSSDISTLWVCARSRLIVSARLQPLHSVDKLRSSVKAGERFRSPLELLVHLLRDQGEVLTQIVRRTSLSVDQIEDQLLAARVSTNRAELGAMRRVLVRLQRLLALEPGSLLRLLNRPPQWLQKEDVKELRKSTEEFALIINDLTALGERIKLLQEEIAANLNEQTNRTLFTLTVVTVLALPINIIAGFFGMNVGGIPFSGDPEGFWILVALVATFTVIAGRWAFRKRQDY